Proteins encoded together in one Ferroglobus placidus DSM 10642 window:
- a CDS encoding PIN domain-containing protein produces MDAILDASVIIEIFRELKSDGKVPKVKDLLISVSAIAHDLRLITVDRDFELFRKFGLKVQYI; encoded by the coding sequence ATGGATGCAATCCTTGATGCGAGCGTGATAATAGAAATTTTCAGAGAGCTTAAAAGCGATGGAAAAGTTCCTAAAGTCAAAGATTTGCTTATTTCTGTTTCAGCTATAGCACACGATTTGCGATTAATAACTGTTGACAGAGATTTCGAACTTTTTAGGAAATTCGGACTAAAAGTTCAATACATTTGA
- a CDS encoding SDR family NAD(P)-dependent oxidoreductase: MEFEGKVVLVTGAARGIGRAIAEAFAKEGAKVVINDISEEGAKKAAEEIKASGGEAYGIRADVTNYEDVKRMVEEIKKVYGTVDILVNNAGYWTTKLFKDTTPEDWEKDIKICFYGVLHCTHAVIKDMIEKKYGRIINIVSDAGRIGEPFLAVYSGAKGAIIAFSKALAKEVARYNITVNCVSPGITKTPGVEEFLKSVGGEEKLVKAYPRGRLGLPEDVANAVLFFASDKSDFITGQVLSVSGGYTTVG, from the coding sequence ATGGAGTTCGAGGGCAAGGTTGTGCTCGTAACCGGAGCTGCCAGAGGTATAGGCAGAGCTATAGCTGAGGCTTTCGCTAAGGAGGGGGCTAAAGTTGTAATCAACGACATAAGCGAGGAAGGAGCGAAGAAGGCTGCCGAGGAAATAAAAGCATCCGGAGGTGAGGCTTACGGAATAAGAGCGGATGTTACGAATTACGAGGACGTTAAGAGGATGGTGGAGGAAATAAAGAAAGTTTACGGAACTGTGGACATTCTCGTCAACAACGCCGGTTACTGGACTACTAAGCTCTTCAAAGACACCACGCCCGAAGACTGGGAGAAGGACATAAAAATATGCTTCTACGGAGTTCTTCACTGCACTCATGCTGTGATAAAGGACATGATTGAGAAGAAGTACGGGAGGATAATAAACATAGTGAGCGACGCTGGAAGAATTGGCGAGCCGTTCTTAGCGGTTTACTCCGGAGCTAAGGGAGCTATAATCGCTTTTAGCAAAGCTCTGGCTAAGGAGGTTGCGAGGTACAACATAACGGTTAATTGTGTCTCTCCGGGAATAACCAAAACGCCGGGAGTTGAAGAATTTTTGAAGAGCGTTGGAGGGGAGGAAAAGCTCGTAAAAGCTTATCCGAGAGGAAGGCTCGGTTTGCCGGAGGATGTGGCTAACGCCGTTCTCTTCTTCGCTTCAGACAAATCCGACTTTATCACCGGGCAGGTTTTGAGCGTTAGCGGAGGTTACACCACAGTGGGGTGA
- a CDS encoding aldehyde ferredoxin oxidoreductase family protein, with amino-acid sequence MLSRKVAFVDLSKEKVVIRDIPRELRKKHLGGRGLNWYYIYNNVPPEVKPFDPENILAVGVGLLCGMPALGASRTHIAAKSPLTGGVGDANMGGAFGAELRFAGIDHIIIRGRAEKPVYLYVRDGEVEIRDASHLWGLDTYETQREIKEELGDDRAECMVIGKAGENMVAFANVMNNVKNAGGRGGTGAVMGSKNLKAIAASGGMDLEVYDVDKFVEYCMELNKQILSTKWAKTLSKLGTPLLYDVSYTTGFIGTLNWQFNTPGEEGKPLEAENLLEYNVKHTACIGCSVHCRHRVKIEKGKYAGLVNEGPEYTMMGTFGTLVGVYDWEFVIKGNELCNKWGIDNLSLGAMMAWAFELYQRGYLTEEDVGFKLEWGDRDAVLRLAEMIVNREGIGDILARGPKEAIKALGEETAYYLNHVKGQPNLHTDERGIPSFALGIATSTRGADHLRSRPAIDLFQLPKDFLKKLIGYEIENDFTAYETKGILVWWYEVYFNVVDSLGICKFHSVFNAPHAPSYDEYVKIIYYATGLEFTKEDLITIGERNYTMERLFNLMNGMSKKDDYPYERYFKEPAPRGLPFMRGRKLDRDKYEMMLQEYYKQHGWDENGVPKEETLKRLGIEKPKPNFPEVE; translated from the coding sequence ATGCTGAGCAGAAAGGTTGCTTTCGTAGATTTGAGCAAGGAGAAGGTAGTAATTCGGGACATTCCGAGGGAGCTTAGGAAGAAGCACCTCGGTGGGAGGGGGCTGAACTGGTATTACATTTACAACAACGTTCCTCCGGAAGTGAAACCCTTCGATCCTGAGAACATCTTAGCCGTTGGCGTAGGTTTGCTCTGTGGAATGCCGGCTTTAGGAGCTTCGAGAACCCACATAGCGGCAAAAAGCCCTCTAACCGGCGGAGTTGGAGATGCAAACATGGGTGGGGCTTTCGGAGCTGAGTTAAGGTTTGCGGGAATCGATCACATAATAATCAGAGGTAGAGCTGAAAAGCCCGTTTACTTGTACGTTAGGGACGGTGAAGTGGAGATTAGAGATGCATCCCACCTCTGGGGGCTTGACACCTACGAAACTCAGAGGGAGATTAAAGAAGAGCTCGGCGACGACAGAGCGGAATGCATGGTAATAGGGAAGGCTGGAGAGAACATGGTCGCTTTCGCTAACGTGATGAACAACGTGAAGAATGCCGGAGGTAGAGGAGGAACTGGAGCTGTAATGGGGAGCAAGAATCTGAAGGCTATAGCTGCGAGCGGTGGAATGGACTTGGAGGTTTACGACGTCGACAAATTCGTAGAGTACTGCATGGAGCTTAACAAGCAAATTCTAAGCACGAAGTGGGCTAAAACGCTGAGCAAGCTCGGCACTCCTCTACTTTACGACGTCTCATACACAACGGGCTTTATAGGCACTCTAAACTGGCAGTTCAACACTCCGGGAGAGGAGGGCAAGCCTTTGGAAGCGGAAAACCTGCTTGAGTACAACGTCAAGCATACGGCATGCATAGGTTGCTCGGTTCACTGCAGGCACAGAGTGAAGATAGAGAAAGGGAAGTACGCTGGTTTAGTAAACGAAGGTCCGGAATACACGATGATGGGAACTTTTGGTACGCTTGTAGGAGTTTACGACTGGGAGTTCGTGATAAAGGGGAATGAGCTGTGCAACAAGTGGGGAATCGATAACCTGTCCCTCGGAGCCATGATGGCTTGGGCTTTCGAGCTGTATCAGCGTGGCTATTTGACTGAAGAAGATGTAGGATTTAAACTCGAATGGGGTGACAGAGATGCTGTTTTGAGGCTTGCAGAAATGATCGTCAACAGAGAAGGCATTGGCGACATTTTGGCGAGAGGTCCTAAAGAAGCTATAAAAGCTCTCGGAGAAGAGACGGCTTACTACCTCAACCACGTGAAGGGTCAGCCTAACCTGCATACCGATGAAAGAGGAATTCCGAGCTTCGCTCTGGGAATAGCCACCTCGACGAGGGGGGCTGATCACTTAAGAAGCAGACCGGCTATAGACCTCTTCCAGCTTCCTAAGGACTTTCTGAAGAAGCTTATTGGCTACGAAATCGAAAACGACTTCACAGCCTACGAAACAAAAGGAATCTTGGTTTGGTGGTACGAAGTTTACTTCAACGTTGTTGACAGCCTTGGAATATGCAAGTTCCACTCGGTTTTCAACGCTCCTCACGCTCCTTCCTACGACGAGTACGTGAAGATAATCTACTACGCCACAGGCTTGGAGTTCACGAAGGAGGACCTCATAACGATCGGTGAGAGGAACTACACGATGGAGAGACTGTTCAACCTCATGAACGGAATGAGCAAGAAGGACGACTATCCCTACGAGAGGTACTTCAAAGAGCCAGCTCCGAGAGGTTTGCCGTTCATGAGGGGAAGGAAGCTCGACAGAGATAAGTACGAGATGATGCTTCAGGAATACTACAAACAGCACGGCTGGGACGAAAACGGAGTTCCAAAGGAGGAAACGCTGAAGAGGCTTGGGATTGAGAAGCCGAAGCCCAACTTCCCGGAGGTGGAGTGA
- a CDS encoding hydrogenase maturation nickel metallochaperone HypA produces the protein MQARCLNCRQRFEVPKGAEVAECPHCGAKWRISWVDEDQPKVQGPA, from the coding sequence ATGCAAGCTCGATGTTTGAATTGTAGGCAGAGGTTTGAGGTCCCGAAGGGAGCTGAGGTTGCTGAATGTCCCCACTGCGGAGCTAAGTGGAGAATTTCTTGGGTTGATGAGGATCAGCCCAAAGTTCAAGGTCCGGCGTAG
- a CDS encoding phenylacetate--CoA ligase family protein, whose product MYWNPVVEKMSKSELNELQERKLRQTVEFAYRYSEFYRKLYDKAGVKPEDIKSLEDLEKLPFVKKQDLRDNYPYGMFAVPLKDVVRIHASSGTTGKPTVTGYTYSDLELWTESLARGLYSAGVRREDVIQNAYGYGLFTGGLGFHYAAEKIGATVIPASSGNTQRQIELMRDLGTTVICCTPSYMVYLAEYAEKMGVSLRDDTKLRMGFFGAEPWSEETRKRIEEKTGIDAINVYGTSEISGPVVTECHEKAGIHFWSDIFIIEVIDPETGERLGEGEKGELVVTVLGKEALPMIRWRTGDITAIIEEKCNCGRWHPRIERIVGRADDMFIVRGVNVFPSQVEYALMQVKEVSEHYQIVLDRDEAGLDVMTVLVEINPEYKDKVSYEDVRKKVTETLKSYLNVTPKVEIVEPETLPRFEGKAKRVIDKRKV is encoded by the coding sequence TTGTACTGGAATCCCGTTGTCGAAAAAATGAGTAAAAGTGAGCTGAACGAGCTGCAGGAGAGGAAGCTGAGGCAGACTGTAGAGTTCGCCTACCGCTACTCCGAATTTTATCGAAAACTGTACGACAAAGCTGGAGTGAAACCGGAGGACATAAAGAGTTTGGAGGACTTGGAAAAGCTGCCTTTCGTTAAGAAGCAGGATTTGAGGGACAACTACCCCTACGGCATGTTTGCAGTCCCCTTGAAAGATGTGGTTAGAATACACGCTTCGAGCGGCACAACCGGAAAACCCACTGTAACTGGCTACACTTACTCTGACTTGGAGCTGTGGACTGAAAGCTTGGCGAGAGGTCTTTACTCGGCTGGAGTTAGGAGGGAAGATGTTATTCAGAACGCCTACGGGTACGGATTGTTCACCGGTGGACTTGGTTTCCACTACGCAGCGGAGAAAATTGGGGCGACGGTGATTCCAGCATCTTCGGGAAACACCCAGAGGCAGATAGAGCTTATGAGGGATCTCGGCACCACCGTAATCTGCTGTACTCCGAGCTACATGGTTTATCTGGCGGAGTACGCTGAGAAAATGGGCGTAAGCTTGAGAGACGACACGAAGCTGAGGATGGGTTTCTTCGGAGCTGAGCCTTGGAGTGAAGAAACGAGAAAGAGGATTGAAGAGAAAACCGGAATAGATGCGATTAACGTCTACGGCACATCTGAAATAAGTGGACCTGTTGTGACGGAATGCCACGAAAAGGCGGGAATTCACTTCTGGAGCGACATATTCATAATAGAAGTGATAGATCCGGAAACTGGAGAGAGGCTTGGAGAAGGAGAGAAAGGAGAGCTCGTAGTTACCGTTTTAGGGAAAGAGGCTTTACCGATGATAAGGTGGAGAACTGGAGACATCACAGCTATAATTGAGGAGAAGTGCAATTGTGGGAGATGGCATCCGAGAATTGAGAGGATTGTCGGAAGGGCGGACGACATGTTCATAGTGAGGGGAGTTAACGTCTTCCCGAGCCAAGTTGAGTATGCGCTAATGCAAGTGAAGGAAGTGAGCGAACACTACCAGATAGTTCTCGATAGAGACGAAGCGGGATTGGACGTTATGACAGTTCTCGTGGAAATAAATCCCGAGTACAAGGACAAGGTTAGCTACGAAGATGTGCGGAAAAAAGTGACCGAAACTCTGAAAAGCTACCTCAACGTCACGCCGAAAGTTGAGATAGTGGAGCCAGAAACCCTGCCAAGATTCGAAGGAAAAGCGAAGAGAGTAATCGACAAGAGGAAGGTGTAA
- a CDS encoding NAD(P)/FAD-dependent oxidoreductase — protein MDYLIVGGSAAGLSAVEGIRSVDKEGKITVISSEKPYTRVYLAEYLAGEARLENLKIKSEEFFKKNRVDFLLGFVEKVEEREVVYRDLESGEERFLNYDKLLIATGSKPFVPPIRGVELEGVFTFWTLKDADDLLSYIRRENCKNAVVVGAGPIGLEVAQSLKEMGLEVAVFELMERILPGVADFEVAEFVKKEYEEMGIKIYTAERVEQFYGEKRVKGVSTSGWEDFPVDVVVLSTGVRPNTEKFSKFVKTNIGIVVDRRMETSREGVFAAGDVAEAQDVFGKFSVIGSWINAVSQGRIAGMNMAGRDVRHRGGIRVSTIKKIRTPMISIGAAAEEYEKHVLKREDFVRVAYFDGKRLVGFQSAGSFLDLKLSGLIQFMIAKGIPVENKEEFLRRPFRYFDQKTIFYEWKRVGL, from the coding sequence ATGGACTACCTCATCGTCGGGGGAAGCGCAGCGGGATTGTCTGCTGTGGAGGGAATTAGGAGTGTTGATAAGGAGGGGAAGATAACCGTAATTTCTTCGGAGAAACCGTATACGAGAGTGTATTTGGCAGAATACTTGGCTGGAGAGGCGAGGTTGGAGAATTTAAAGATAAAATCGGAGGAATTTTTTAAGAAAAATAGAGTTGATTTCTTGCTGGGCTTCGTTGAAAAAGTTGAGGAAAGAGAGGTAGTTTACAGAGATCTCGAAAGCGGGGAAGAGAGGTTTTTGAATTACGACAAACTTTTGATAGCCACCGGCTCAAAGCCTTTCGTACCGCCGATAAGAGGAGTTGAGCTTGAGGGAGTTTTCACTTTCTGGACTTTGAAAGATGCGGATGATTTGCTTTCTTACATCAGAAGAGAGAATTGTAAAAACGCTGTCGTTGTTGGAGCCGGTCCAATCGGATTGGAAGTTGCTCAGAGCTTAAAAGAAATGGGGTTGGAAGTGGCGGTTTTTGAGCTTATGGAGAGAATTCTTCCGGGAGTGGCTGATTTCGAAGTTGCCGAATTCGTTAAGAAGGAGTACGAGGAGATGGGAATAAAAATTTACACCGCCGAAAGGGTGGAGCAGTTTTACGGGGAAAAAAGAGTTAAAGGGGTTTCGACGAGCGGCTGGGAAGATTTTCCGGTTGATGTTGTTGTTCTGTCTACTGGCGTTAGACCCAACACCGAGAAGTTTTCAAAGTTTGTGAAAACGAATATTGGCATCGTGGTTGATAGAAGAATGGAGACCTCAAGAGAGGGAGTTTTTGCCGCTGGAGATGTTGCTGAAGCTCAGGATGTTTTCGGAAAGTTCAGCGTCATAGGTTCTTGGATTAACGCTGTTTCTCAAGGCAGAATTGCTGGAATGAACATGGCTGGGAGGGACGTCAGGCATAGAGGGGGAATTAGAGTCAGCACGATAAAGAAAATCAGGACACCAATGATCTCCATAGGAGCTGCAGCGGAAGAGTACGAAAAACACGTTCTAAAGAGGGAAGATTTCGTTAGAGTTGCCTACTTCGACGGAAAAAGGCTCGTGGGATTTCAGTCAGCGGGCTCGTTCTTGGATTTGAAACTTTCCGGATTGATTCAGTTCATGATAGCTAAAGGTATTCCCGTGGAAAACAAGGAAGAGTTTCTCAGGAGACCTTTCAGGTACTTCGACCAGAAAACGATTTTTTACGAGTGGAAGAGAGTGGGGTTATGA
- a CDS encoding 4Fe-4S dicluster domain-containing protein yields MKMFVIDPDKCTGCRDCELVCSLSHEGVINPYRSRIVVIRDPLNALELPTVCVQCEDPVCMAVCPVSAIYEDPKTGAKIIDYDKCMGCRSCVLACPIGGALVDPVTGKTIKCDLCNGDPMCVKFCKTKAIDWVDVREADQKIKKKSIERYLEAVRQVKR; encoded by the coding sequence ATGAAGATGTTCGTTATAGACCCGGACAAGTGTACCGGCTGTAGGGACTGCGAACTCGTTTGCTCTTTGAGCCATGAAGGAGTCATTAACCCCTACAGATCGAGAATCGTGGTTATCAGAGATCCGTTAAATGCTTTGGAGCTACCCACGGTTTGCGTGCAGTGCGAAGATCCGGTATGCATGGCGGTCTGTCCGGTTTCGGCAATCTACGAAGATCCGAAGACTGGGGCTAAGATAATAGACTACGACAAGTGCATGGGGTGCAGGAGCTGCGTTCTGGCTTGTCCGATAGGAGGAGCATTGGTAGATCCGGTGACGGGAAAGACGATAAAGTGCGACCTCTGCAACGGCGATCCCATGTGCGTTAAGTTCTGCAAGACGAAGGCGATAGACTGGGTTGACGTAAGAGAGGCTGATCAGAAAATAAAGAAGAAGTCGATAGAGAGGTACCTCGAAGCGGTAAGGCAAGTGAAAAGATAA
- a CDS encoding CaiB/BaiF CoA transferase family protein, protein MLEGMRVVELAYFYPAPYCTQILAELGAEGIKIEPPSGDPMRYRSEIFAALNRNKKSLVLNLKDEKDLSKFYEIVGKSDVVVEGFRPGVAKKLGVDYESVKKVNPGIIYCSIPGLRGVNKPVHDINVLSLAGICLIAGKKFGKPIDPNVQLSDFASAVFAAISILAAYVRKIKTGEGCYINLSMLDAALASVPLHSARLLNGMDVAEDFVSNPGYDVYEAKNGYVSVGILDEKHFWKEFCEKLGLEYGDLSFEERIKRADEIRKRISEVLKDKSVEELEGILENVPFSAVRNFPKESEIFCEAEYDKKYRVVGFPATFSNFEPKRSGKVPKLGEDRDI, encoded by the coding sequence ATGCTTGAGGGAATGAGGGTTGTCGAGTTGGCTTACTTTTATCCAGCCCCCTACTGCACGCAAATTCTGGCAGAGCTTGGGGCTGAGGGTATCAAAATAGAACCTCCGAGCGGAGATCCGATGAGGTACAGAAGCGAGATTTTTGCAGCTTTAAACAGAAATAAAAAGAGTTTGGTATTGAATTTGAAAGATGAGAAGGATCTGAGCAAGTTCTACGAAATCGTCGGGAAGAGCGACGTTGTTGTGGAAGGCTTTCGCCCGGGAGTTGCTAAAAAGCTTGGAGTTGATTACGAGAGCGTAAAGAAAGTAAATCCGGGGATAATTTACTGCTCGATTCCCGGTTTGAGAGGTGTGAACAAGCCAGTCCACGACATCAACGTTTTGAGCTTGGCTGGAATTTGCCTGATAGCCGGTAAAAAATTCGGAAAACCAATAGATCCGAACGTGCAGCTTTCGGACTTTGCTTCGGCTGTTTTTGCCGCGATATCAATTTTAGCCGCCTACGTAAGAAAGATCAAAACGGGAGAAGGTTGCTACATAAACTTGAGCATGCTCGATGCGGCTTTAGCTTCGGTTCCGCTACACTCGGCAAGATTGCTCAACGGAATGGATGTGGCTGAAGACTTCGTTTCGAATCCCGGCTACGACGTATACGAGGCTAAAAACGGATACGTTTCCGTCGGAATTTTGGATGAAAAACACTTCTGGAAGGAGTTCTGTGAGAAGCTCGGGTTAGAGTATGGAGATTTATCTTTCGAAGAGAGGATAAAGAGAGCCGATGAGATAAGAAAGAGGATTTCTGAAGTTTTAAAGGACAAAAGCGTTGAGGAGCTTGAGGGAATTCTCGAGAACGTCCCTTTTTCTGCTGTGAGGAATTTCCCTAAAGAGAGCGAAATCTTCTGCGAGGCGGAGTACGACAAGAAATACCGGGTCGTTGGATTTCCGGCAACTTTCAGCAATTTCGAGCCTAAAAGGAGCGGAAAAGTGCCGAAGCTTGGGGAGGATAGAGATATTTAA
- a CDS encoding antitoxin VapB family protein, whose translation MTKTISISDDVYELLVKIKGKRSFSEVIRDLIKKEGNFDLLLIAFGTRNDEEVEELKREIGEAEKWMQSLMRA comes from the coding sequence ATGACTAAGACGATAAGTATATCCGACGACGTTTACGAGCTTCTCGTGAAGATAAAGGGAAAGAGAAGTTTTTCGGAGGTTATCAGAGATCTGATAAAGAAGGAAGGTAATTTCGACTTGCTTTTGATCGCTTTCGGAACGAGAAACGATGAAGAGGTCGAAGAGTTGAAGAGGGAAATAGGGGAGGCTGAGAAATGGATGCAATCCTTGATGCGAGCGTGA
- a CDS encoding methyltransferase domain-containing protein: MRIKFFGELGMKVGKEIEIEVGREVAFDELIKILEEKFPQAKEEFKAIDFYMVSVNGKMVKRDEIKNLKFSDRDEVIFLPSIAGGNVKAVIGKNFDLSVSNYDDFERKYGFFEKLAKDLAEFSKIKGRCLDVGCGTGVFGKIWRDVVGLDVAKSMVKKAREIIRDVVVGDAANLPFKSESFDSTVFNATIFLLPDAEKALDEALRVTKKEGVVSGSYLVGFFSYGEDALAKLGLKHRVPYGKDKLEKLLLELNAEISYADYVFTKEAVMDFYSIPAMANGLFPKEGTLEEKVLMARERLRNLPDNVVFRWGLFKILK, from the coding sequence ATGAGGATCAAATTTTTCGGCGAGCTGGGAATGAAAGTAGGAAAAGAAATTGAGATAGAAGTTGGAAGAGAAGTTGCTTTCGACGAACTAATAAAAATTCTTGAGGAGAAGTTTCCTCAAGCTAAGGAGGAGTTCAAAGCTATAGACTTTTACATGGTTTCCGTTAACGGAAAAATGGTTAAAAGAGACGAGATAAAGAATCTGAAATTTTCCGACAGAGACGAAGTAATTTTTCTCCCTTCTATAGCTGGCGGGAATGTTAAAGCGGTCATAGGAAAGAATTTCGATTTGAGCGTTTCGAATTACGACGATTTCGAGAGGAAGTACGGATTTTTTGAGAAACTTGCTAAAGACCTTGCAGAGTTCTCTAAAATTAAAGGTAGGTGCTTGGACGTTGGATGCGGAACCGGAGTTTTCGGAAAAATTTGGAGAGATGTGGTTGGACTGGATGTGGCTAAGAGCATGGTGAAAAAGGCGAGGGAAATAATTAGAGACGTCGTTGTGGGAGATGCGGCAAACCTTCCATTTAAAAGCGAAAGCTTCGACTCAACAGTCTTCAACGCAACGATATTCCTTCTGCCCGACGCTGAAAAAGCTTTAGATGAAGCTTTGAGAGTCACGAAGAAAGAAGGAGTTGTTTCCGGCTCGTACCTCGTCGGATTTTTCAGTTATGGAGAGGATGCTTTAGCCAAACTCGGTTTGAAGCACAGAGTTCCTTACGGAAAAGACAAACTGGAAAAACTTCTATTGGAGCTTAACGCTGAGATAAGCTACGCAGATTACGTATTTACGAAGGAAGCGGTCATGGACTTTTACTCCATCCCAGCGATGGCAAACGGACTTTTTCCGAAAGAAGGTACTTTGGAGGAAAAAGTTTTAATGGCAAGAGAGAGGCTGAGGAATCTGCCGGATAATGTGGTGTTCAGGTGGGGTCTCTTCAAAATCCTCAAGTGA
- a CDS encoding cysteine hydrolase family protein yields the protein MIALIIVDMIKGNLPFFNEDQLAIIPNIKRVAEKVRESGNLVVYANDSYTEKDWLFKFMKKHALRGTREVEVIDELKPEKGDVVLEKKRFSAFFRTDLDLILREYGVEKVAIAGVNTHVCVLATALDAISNNFEAVILKDCCASNKRELHEFVVEKYKLIGLKAKTSEEFLREISQNF from the coding sequence ATGATCGCGTTGATAATAGTCGACATGATTAAAGGAAATCTTCCTTTTTTTAACGAAGACCAGCTTGCGATAATTCCAAATATTAAAAGAGTTGCTGAAAAAGTTAGAGAAAGCGGCAATCTCGTCGTTTACGCTAACGATAGCTACACCGAGAAAGACTGGCTCTTCAAATTCATGAAAAAGCACGCTTTGAGAGGCACTAGGGAGGTTGAGGTAATAGACGAACTTAAGCCCGAGAAGGGAGACGTAGTTTTGGAGAAAAAGAGGTTCAGCGCTTTTTTTAGAACGGACTTGGATTTGATTTTGCGGGAGTATGGCGTTGAGAAAGTTGCAATAGCCGGAGTTAACACTCACGTCTGCGTTTTAGCCACAGCTTTGGATGCGATAAGCAACAACTTCGAAGCGGTAATCCTGAAGGACTGCTGCGCTTCAAATAAAAGAGAGCTGCACGAGTTCGTCGTGGAAAAATACAAGCTGATTGGCTTGAAGGCTAAAACTTCTGAAGAATTTTTGAGGGAAATTTCGCAGAATTTTTAA
- a CDS encoding phospholipase C/P1 nuclease family protein, whose translation MRRAVAVLLVLVMLGSVVSPAMGATTAKMKPIPTTERMELHKNINIIKIDPALENATPYWIIIAAGSMEKGRAVTFKYIDSSTSLTKEEKIELKKFVKELWKKYRVKTIKDGNITLITLNSKVEINLTQEEEAMLDKVVQAVNEYFRTKYGGVIGILWNVDTHQSIIYISCKKWGESDYYCGVARDHADDPDYWTQVPPPPRYPNWLWDFIMQVVHSWTHYYNPDWGIGSAPSETKYYADTAKNKYSSGYKYSAFQNLGYASHFMTDVGNPLHTGLESWQAVFKDIHYAYEDYVSSNWESGYNFKSVIENNWYYYAINDPEQATKDLASYSHQYDDTIFWTIYWNPDTWQSNSNIKDATENSLLETAKYTLGLVKYVRG comes from the coding sequence ATGAGAAGAGCAGTGGCGGTGTTGCTGGTTCTGGTGATGTTAGGGAGTGTGGTGAGTCCAGCTATGGGTGCAACCACAGCAAAGATGAAACCAATTCCAACTACAGAGAGGATGGAGCTACATAAGAACATAAACATCATAAAAATTGACCCAGCTCTTGAAAATGCAACACCCTACTGGATAATCATCGCCGCTGGAAGCATGGAAAAAGGAAGAGCTGTAACCTTCAAGTACATAGATAGCAGCACGAGTTTGACGAAAGAAGAGAAAATTGAGCTGAAAAAGTTCGTTAAAGAACTGTGGAAGAAATATCGTGTGAAAACCATTAAAGACGGCAATATAACCTTGATCACTTTGAACTCAAAAGTAGAGATAAACCTTACACAAGAGGAGGAGGCTATGCTGGATAAGGTTGTTCAGGCTGTAAACGAGTACTTCAGAACAAAGTATGGTGGAGTCATAGGAATCCTCTGGAATGTTGATACTCATCAGAGCATAATCTACATCTCATGCAAGAAGTGGGGCGAGAGCGATTACTATTGTGGAGTTGCAAGGGATCATGCCGACGATCCAGACTACTGGACGCAAGTTCCTCCTCCACCTAGGTATCCTAACTGGCTATGGGATTTCATAATGCAGGTCGTTCATTCATGGACGCATTACTACAATCCAGACTGGGGCATAGGTTCAGCTCCAAGTGAAACTAAATACTACGCAGATACAGCCAAGAACAAATATTCAAGCGGGTACAAGTATTCTGCTTTCCAGAATCTCGGATATGCAAGCCACTTCATGACAGATGTCGGAAATCCTTTACACACCGGCTTGGAGAGCTGGCAAGCAGTTTTTAAAGACATTCATTACGCTTACGAGGATTACGTTTCCAGCAATTGGGAGAGCGGTTACAATTTCAAATCTGTAATCGAGAACAACTGGTACTACTATGCAATCAACGATCCGGAACAGGCAACCAAGGATTTAGCCAGTTATTCTCATCAGTACGACGATACAATATTCTGGACGATTTATTGGAACCCAGACACTTGGCAGAGCAATTCAAATATAAAAGATGCCACAGAAAACAGCCTGCTTGAAACAGCAAAGTACACCCTTGGCTTAGTAAAATACGTTAGGGGTTGA